The proteins below are encoded in one region of Planctomycetota bacterium:
- a CDS encoding ParB/RepB/Spo0J family partition protein: MADAMPAESPAIDGSGGGLKWLPVTSIVANPYQPRRHFDETALEQLAASIRQDGVMQPIVVRPRKNEQGTSAEYEIVAGERRWRAAQRAELATLPAVVRELDDRQMAEWALIENLQREDLNPIERAQAFARLIEQFSLRHEDVADRVGVSRVNISNTLRLLDLHSDVQELVRLASLSAGHARALLSLPDGLAQVDLAKRAIDGQWSVRTLEMAVRQRVAPDAGRVKSKTDTRSPHVRDVEQQVGEQLGSKVKITPGRKKGTGTLIIEYYDLDHFDQLLTRMGVNLS, encoded by the coding sequence ATGGCCGACGCCATGCCCGCCGAGTCGCCTGCGATAGATGGGTCTGGCGGTGGGCTCAAATGGTTGCCCGTGACGTCGATCGTGGCCAATCCATACCAACCGCGACGGCATTTTGATGAGACGGCATTGGAACAGCTCGCCGCGTCGATCCGGCAGGATGGCGTCATGCAGCCGATCGTGGTCCGTCCCAGGAAAAACGAGCAGGGCACTTCCGCAGAGTATGAGATCGTCGCGGGCGAGCGCCGCTGGCGGGCCGCCCAGCGGGCGGAGCTGGCGACCCTCCCGGCCGTGGTGCGCGAACTGGATGATCGGCAGATGGCCGAGTGGGCCCTGATCGAGAACCTCCAGCGCGAGGATCTGAACCCCATCGAACGCGCCCAAGCCTTCGCCCGCCTCATCGAACAATTCTCCCTCCGCCACGAAGACGTCGCCGACCGCGTGGGCGTCAGTCGTGTGAATATTTCTAACACATTGCGATTACTAGACTTACATTCTGATGTGCAGGAGCTTGTGCGTCTAGCTTCGTTATCGGCCGGTCATGCGCGGGCGCTTCTGAGCTTGCCGGATGGGTTGGCCCAGGTGGATCTGGCCAAGCGGGCGATTGATGGGCAGTGGTCGGTGCGGACGCTGGAGATGGCGGTGCGCCAGAGGGTCGCACCCGATGCCGGGCGGGTCAAGAGCAAAACGGATACGCGTTCCCCGCATGTCCGCGATGTCGAGCAGCAGGTCGGCGAGCAGTTGGGGTCGAAGGTCAAAATCACCCCCGGCCGCAAGAAAGGCACGGGCACGCTGATAATCGAGTACTACGACCTCGATCATTTCGATCAGTTGCTCACGCGCATGGGTGTGAATCTGAGCTGA